In the genome of Cellvibrio sp. KY-YJ-3, one region contains:
- a CDS encoding acyl-CoA thioesterase, which produces MSSPQRDITLRFLAEPQDVNFGGKVHGGAVMKWIDLAAYACAAGWSSRYCITVYAGGIRFVSPIHVGNLVEVSAKIIYTGNTSMHIAIEVNACDPKSLNRRLTTHCIVIMVAVDESGQPVKVPVWVPQTEADKQQHATAIKLMEMRKKIGDEMQIFV; this is translated from the coding sequence ATGAGCAGCCCCCAACGCGATATCACCCTTCGTTTTCTGGCCGAACCACAAGATGTAAATTTTGGTGGCAAGGTGCACGGTGGCGCGGTAATGAAATGGATCGACCTCGCCGCCTACGCCTGCGCCGCCGGGTGGAGCAGCCGCTATTGCATCACCGTGTATGCCGGTGGAATTCGTTTTGTATCGCCCATTCATGTGGGCAATTTGGTTGAAGTGAGCGCAAAAATTATTTACACCGGCAACACTTCCATGCACATCGCCATAGAAGTAAATGCCTGCGACCCTAAATCACTTAACCGTCGCCTTACCACCCACTGCATCGTGATCATGGTCGCCGTGGACGAAAGTGGCCAGCCAGTTAAAGTCCCGGTATGGGTTCCGCAAACCGAAGCAGACAAACAACAACACGCCACGGCCATCAAACTGATGGAAATGCGCAAAAAAATTGGCGACGAAATGCAGATTTTTGTTTGA
- a CDS encoding sigma-70 family RNA polymerase sigma factor: MEKSDWLTTQFETTRHHLQAVAYRMLGSRSEAEDAVQEAWIRLNRSDSETIENLGGWLTTVVARVCLDMLRARKAGREESLEEMLVDLPEEGEGDLEEKLLIADSIGPALLLVLDKLTAAERIAFVLHDLFDLPFDEIAPIIERSESATRQLASRARRCVRGAAMPRKDVQRQQQVVAAFMQASRQGNFEALIRLLHPEVVLRADETAIKVSTANKARGAPQFAAEIAGAKAVADTLNGSAQGAQLALVNGFAGATWGMNGKTVVAFCFVVSDGKITAIDIVMDKQVLENFDIQLIDNNSGVNA; this comes from the coding sequence ATGGAAAAGAGCGATTGGTTGACAACACAATTTGAAACAACGCGACACCATTTACAGGCGGTGGCTTATCGCATGTTGGGTTCGCGCAGTGAGGCGGAGGATGCGGTGCAGGAGGCGTGGATCAGGTTGAATCGGTCTGATTCGGAAACTATCGAGAACCTTGGCGGCTGGCTCACTACTGTGGTAGCCAGAGTCTGCTTGGATATGTTGCGTGCACGCAAGGCGGGGCGTGAGGAATCGCTTGAGGAAATGTTGGTTGATCTGCCGGAGGAAGGTGAGGGCGATTTGGAGGAGAAATTATTGATCGCCGATTCAATTGGGCCTGCGTTGTTGCTGGTGTTGGATAAGCTCACGGCCGCGGAGCGTATCGCGTTTGTGCTGCATGATTTATTTGATTTACCGTTTGATGAAATCGCGCCGATTATTGAACGCTCGGAATCGGCAACACGACAATTGGCTAGCCGTGCGCGCCGATGTGTTCGGGGGGCGGCTATGCCGCGCAAAGATGTGCAGCGCCAGCAGCAAGTGGTTGCTGCGTTTATGCAGGCGTCGCGGCAAGGTAATTTTGAGGCGCTGATCCGGCTGTTACACCCTGAGGTTGTGCTGCGTGCTGATGAAACGGCGATTAAAGTTTCCACGGCGAATAAAGCGCGCGGTGCACCGCAATTTGCAGCGGAGATCGCGGGCGCCAAGGCGGTGGCAGATACCTTGAATGGCAGTGCGCAGGGTGCGCAGCTGGCATTAGTGAATGGGTTTGCTGGCGCGACCTGGGGGATGAATGGAAAAACGGTGGTGGCGTTTTGCTTTGTGGTTAGCGATGGAAAAATCACAGCCATTGATATCGTTATGGACAAACAGGTTCTTGAAAATTTTGATATTCAACTCATCGACAATAACAGTGGGGTTAACGCATGA
- a CDS encoding DUF2956 domain-containing protein, with amino-acid sequence MTHASSTLKTKQKKDARDIRADALKIANSIKIEGQSPVETKAIATGIQRGMEMFLRQQSEKTRELDKRVKKVKQLSTQLTQQKNPENHTETAAVQNPSRLPWALLALSWGLFLAVGLVITLR; translated from the coding sequence ATGACACACGCATCATCCACCTTAAAAACCAAACAGAAAAAAGACGCGCGCGATATTCGCGCCGACGCATTAAAAATTGCCAACAGTATAAAAATAGAAGGCCAATCGCCGGTGGAAACCAAAGCGATTGCGACAGGAATTCAACGCGGCATGGAAATGTTTTTACGGCAACAAAGTGAGAAAACGCGAGAATTGGATAAGCGGGTTAAAAAAGTAAAACAATTATCAACTCAACTAACACAACAAAAAAATCCGGAGAACCACACAGAAACCGCAGCCGTACAAAACCCTTCGCGCTTACCCTGGGCGCTGCTTGCGCTGTCCTGGGGATTATTTTTAGCAGTGGGTCTGGTAATAACACTGCGATAA
- a CDS encoding MarR family transcriptional regulator — protein sequence MLTEKNREEFFKVADSLKRFKRAEIKDEHERSLIDKLYTDLLPENQVYKMILSDNTSFLVGRKGTGKSTIILRLESEYRKREDYLPCYIDTKTVFESTKSDYQNLDYLKGKIPSEALEKYLVERSFIQSVLKAIVKELELKTDSYLSKFANVIGLSRTTAVKDRVAGLYIKIENNQHLKAIELPVINEYVNSISASTEKESAVANKQDGAISFGVDGGGPNFDLNGALGNTKTDRSKQIDVWEKKFSGALLKVFQIKDVIDEVKEILSVLHVKKLVIFLDDFSEVEEATIKNFVDVVLSPLNNWGDEFICFKVAAYPNRLYFGDIDKGKVDVIDLDFYNLYSNYDKNTMESLSLDFTKRLVGTRVKYFSTNAIDEFFDVNNTTSIDDYMELLFKASLNVPRIIGYLLFYCHQTHISVGKKITKSAIDSAAQKYYEKVVYSFFEVTSHSLLSFDEKVSELQQRELLNVFINKLKQVRRQVITGELSGAVYQSDKNNPFTSHFYFSPNLEKFVRTLELNFFVSKYAEMSDRDGRKISVYCLNYGLTLLENMKWGKPIGSDYRKYFIARPFDFESIFEEFLRNSKHIKCINPDCARKYPYEQLQFLEFNKMKCVDCQCQVHVQAISDGIKTELEKIDKSKLLPRIELGILHELNSSDSQLYAKDLAEELDISSYLVAKRAEKLDRKHGLITRNRMNGALIKYAISDKGKNEYFNEN from the coding sequence ATGCTAACTGAAAAAAATAGAGAAGAGTTCTTTAAGGTTGCCGATTCACTGAAAAGATTTAAACGGGCAGAAATAAAGGATGAGCATGAGCGGTCATTAATAGACAAACTTTATACGGATCTTTTGCCTGAAAATCAGGTATATAAAATGATTCTTTCTGATAATACGTCCTTTTTGGTGGGTAGAAAAGGGACTGGGAAATCTACAATAATTTTGCGTTTGGAAAGTGAGTATCGAAAAAGGGAGGATTATCTTCCTTGCTATATTGATACAAAAACAGTTTTTGAAAGCACAAAAAGCGACTACCAGAATTTAGATTATTTAAAAGGTAAAATACCATCAGAAGCTCTTGAAAAGTACCTTGTGGAACGTTCGTTTATCCAAAGTGTATTGAAGGCAATAGTAAAAGAACTGGAACTAAAAACTGACTCCTATCTTAGTAAGTTTGCCAATGTTATAGGTCTTAGTAGAACAACAGCTGTAAAGGATCGTGTTGCTGGTCTTTACATTAAAATTGAAAATAATCAACACCTTAAAGCCATTGAGTTGCCAGTCATCAACGAGTATGTAAACTCAATATCCGCGTCAACGGAGAAAGAATCTGCAGTAGCAAATAAGCAAGATGGTGCGATTAGTTTTGGTGTGGATGGTGGTGGGCCAAATTTTGATTTAAATGGCGCGTTAGGGAATACAAAGACAGATCGATCTAAACAAATTGATGTTTGGGAAAAGAAATTTTCCGGTGCATTGTTAAAAGTTTTTCAAATTAAAGATGTCATAGATGAAGTTAAAGAGATTTTATCGGTCCTTCACGTAAAAAAATTAGTCATATTTCTTGATGATTTTTCTGAAGTCGAAGAGGCAACCATAAAGAATTTTGTTGATGTTGTTCTTTCACCTCTGAATAATTGGGGCGATGAATTTATCTGTTTTAAAGTTGCGGCGTATCCAAACCGCTTATATTTTGGCGACATCGATAAAGGAAAGGTCGATGTGATTGATTTGGATTTTTACAACCTCTACTCAAATTATGACAAAAATACAATGGAGTCTCTTTCTCTTGACTTCACTAAAAGACTTGTCGGCACGAGAGTCAAATATTTTAGTACGAATGCTATAGATGAATTTTTTGATGTAAATAATACTACCTCTATAGATGATTATATGGAGCTGCTGTTCAAGGCATCTTTAAATGTTCCTAGAATTATTGGGTACTTACTTTTTTACTGTCATCAAACTCATATTTCAGTTGGAAAAAAAATAACAAAATCAGCAATAGATTCTGCTGCACAAAAATATTATGAAAAGGTCGTCTATTCTTTTTTTGAGGTAACTAGTCATAGCTTGCTTTCGTTTGACGAGAAAGTTTCCGAATTGCAGCAGAGAGAGCTTCTGAATGTCTTTATCAATAAGCTAAAGCAAGTGCGCCGTCAAGTTATCACTGGCGAGTTGTCCGGTGCAGTATATCAATCTGATAAAAACAATCCCTTTACTAGCCATTTCTACTTTTCTCCCAATTTAGAAAAGTTTGTTAGAACATTAGAGTTAAATTTTTTTGTTTCAAAATATGCTGAAATGAGCGATAGGGACGGAAGAAAAATATCCGTTTATTGTCTTAATTATGGGCTGACCTTGCTAGAAAATATGAAGTGGGGGAAGCCCATTGGATCGGACTATCGAAAGTATTTTATTGCTAGGCCATTTGACTTCGAATCTATTTTTGAAGAGTTTTTGCGAAACTCCAAACATATCAAATGCATAAATCCTGACTGTGCTCGCAAGTATCCTTACGAGCAGCTTCAGTTTTTAGAATTTAACAAAATGAAGTGTGTTGATTGTCAGTGTCAGGTTCATGTGCAGGCGATTTCAGATGGCATTAAAACTGAGCTAGAAAAAATAGATAAGTCAAAGTTGCTACCAAGAATTGAGCTTGGAATTTTGCATGAGTTGAATAGTAGCGATAGTCAATTGTATGCAAAGGATTTGGCGGAGGAATTAGATATTTCGTCCTATCTGGTTGCTAAAAGGGCGGAGAAGTTAGATAGAAAGCATGGTCTGATAACTAGGAATAGAATGAATGGAGCACTTATTAAATATGCAATTTCAGACAAGGGTAAAAATGAGTACTTTAATGAAAATTAA
- a CDS encoding DoxX family protein, producing the protein MNIFLWILQILLALHTVMGAVWKFSHSAEQTMPSLKAIPSGIWWALAGVELLCALCLILPGLYKPAAVLVPVAATCIAVIMLSFCAIHFLAGNTDLGSPIYWLVVAALCAFIAYARAVLQPLG; encoded by the coding sequence ATGAATATTTTTTTATGGATTTTGCAAATTCTGCTCGCGCTGCATACCGTGATGGGCGCGGTGTGGAAATTCTCCCACAGCGCTGAACAAACCATGCCGTCGCTGAAAGCCATTCCGTCAGGTATTTGGTGGGCGCTCGCAGGTGTTGAGCTGTTGTGCGCGCTGTGCTTGATTTTGCCTGGGCTCTACAAACCTGCGGCAGTGTTAGTGCCTGTTGCGGCAACCTGTATTGCGGTGATTATGTTGTCCTTCTGTGCGATACATTTTCTTGCGGGAAATACAGACCTGGGTTCACCGATTTATTGGTTGGTTGTTGCGGCGCTGTGTGCGTTTATTGCTTACGCCAGAGCGGTATTGCAACCCTTGGGGTAA
- a CDS encoding cellulase family glycosylhydrolase, with protein sequence MGHRVSPSTRMPAPVKRAVSLLGVSIALAAFSNAAAAGCEYVVTNSWGSGFTAAIRISNTSSTAINGWNVSWQYNTNRVTNLWNANLSGSNPYAATNLGWNGTIPPGQTVEFGFQGVTNGGAVERPTVNGAACTGGTPSSSSSSVASSAPSSSSVPPVSSSSSVVSSSSIANGAQCNWYGTLYPMCTSTASGWGYENNRSCISFSTCDAQPDPWGPVNPGSSSSSSIAPSSSSVPSSSLAPSSSSVPSSSSSSVVSSSSVISSSSLSSMSSSSSSSVTPPGSGVFRINTQGNLTKDGELVPARCGNWFGLEGRHEPSNDANNPSGAPMELYVGNMWWVNNSQGSGRTIQQTMTELKQQGITMLRLPIAPQTLEANNPQGMDPNLKNHQSVRQTTARQALEDFIKLADQNDIQLFVDIHSCSNYVGWRAGRLDARPPYVDATRVGYDFTREEYSCSATGNPSSVTKIHAYDKEKWLANLREIAGLSEQLGVDNIIGIDVFNEPYDYTWAEWKGLVEDAYEAINEVNPNMIIIVEGLSANANTQDGTPDTKVPVPHGSLDLNPNWGENLYEAGTNPLNIPKDRLLFSPHTYGPSVFVQKQFMDPTQTECEGLEGDEAGHADCRIVINPELLEQGWEEHFGYLRELGYGILIGEFGGNMDWPAAKASPADRALWSHITTNVDQQWQQTAANYFKKKGINACYWSINPESADTMGWYLTPWDPVSANTSWGQWTGFDPRKTELLNDLWGL encoded by the coding sequence ATGGGACATAGAGTATCTCCTTCCACTCGCATGCCTGCTCCGGTGAAACGAGCGGTAAGCCTTCTCGGCGTCAGCATTGCGCTGGCCGCATTTTCGAATGCCGCCGCTGCTGGCTGTGAATATGTTGTGACCAACAGCTGGGGTTCGGGTTTTACTGCGGCGATCCGTATTTCGAACACCAGTTCGACCGCCATCAATGGCTGGAATGTTAGCTGGCAATACAACACTAACCGCGTGACGAATTTATGGAATGCCAACCTGTCGGGTAGCAATCCCTATGCGGCGACCAACCTAGGTTGGAACGGCACTATACCGCCGGGCCAAACCGTCGAGTTTGGTTTCCAGGGTGTTACCAATGGCGGTGCGGTTGAGCGCCCCACTGTAAATGGCGCTGCTTGTACTGGTGGCACGCCTTCTTCCAGTTCATCCAGCGTTGCTAGCTCGGCGCCTTCATCCAGCAGCGTACCCCCCGTTTCCAGCAGCTCCAGCGTTGTCAGTTCGTCATCCATTGCCAATGGGGCGCAATGTAACTGGTACGGCACCCTTTACCCCATGTGTACCAGCACTGCCTCGGGTTGGGGTTATGAGAACAACAGAAGCTGTATATCTTTCTCAACCTGCGATGCCCAGCCAGACCCATGGGGCCCGGTCAATCCCGGTTCGTCCAGTTCATCCAGCATTGCTCCCAGCAGTTCATCTGTACCTAGCAGCTCATTAGCACCAAGCAGTTCATCAGTGCCGAGCAGCTCATCCAGTTCTGTTGTCAGCTCCAGCTCGGTTATTAGCAGCTCAAGCCTGAGCTCTATGTCATCCAGCTCATCGTCATCAGTAACACCTCCGGGTAGCGGTGTGTTCCGCATCAATACCCAAGGGAACCTGACAAAAGACGGTGAATTAGTGCCAGCGCGTTGCGGTAACTGGTTCGGCCTTGAAGGTCGCCATGAGCCATCGAATGACGCCAACAACCCCAGCGGTGCACCAATGGAGTTGTATGTGGGCAATATGTGGTGGGTCAACAACAGCCAGGGTTCAGGTCGTACCATCCAGCAGACTATGACCGAGCTGAAACAGCAAGGTATTACCATGCTGCGCCTGCCTATTGCGCCCCAGACATTGGAAGCAAACAACCCCCAAGGCATGGACCCCAACCTGAAAAACCATCAGTCGGTACGTCAAACTACCGCACGTCAGGCATTGGAGGATTTCATCAAACTGGCTGACCAGAATGACATCCAATTGTTCGTTGATATCCACTCCTGCTCTAACTATGTTGGCTGGCGCGCAGGCCGTTTGGATGCCCGTCCACCCTATGTGGATGCCACCCGCGTAGGTTATGACTTTACCCGCGAAGAGTATTCATGCTCTGCCACCGGCAACCCAAGTTCAGTCACCAAAATCCATGCTTATGACAAGGAAAAATGGCTGGCTAACCTGAGAGAGATTGCAGGTCTGTCCGAGCAGTTGGGTGTAGATAACATCATCGGTATCGATGTATTCAACGAGCCCTATGATTACACTTGGGCCGAGTGGAAAGGTCTGGTTGAGGATGCCTATGAGGCGATTAACGAAGTGAACCCCAACATGATCATTATTGTTGAAGGCCTCTCCGCTAACGCCAACACCCAGGACGGAACACCGGATACCAAAGTTCCTGTTCCGCACGGCAGCCTTGATTTGAACCCTAACTGGGGTGAAAACCTCTACGAAGCTGGTACCAACCCGCTGAATATTCCTAAAGATCGCCTCTTGTTCTCACCTCACACCTACGGGCCTTCCGTGTTTGTACAAAAACAATTCATGGACCCAACCCAAACCGAGTGTGAAGGTTTGGAAGGTGATGAAGCGGGCCACGCCGACTGCCGTATCGTGATCAACCCCGAGCTGTTGGAACAAGGCTGGGAAGAGCACTTTGGTTACCTGCGTGAGTTGGGTTACGGCATTTTGATTGGTGAGTTCGGCGGCAACATGGATTGGCCAGCTGCAAAAGCCAGCCCGGCAGACCGTGCCCTGTGGAGCCACATCACCACCAATGTGGATCAACAATGGCAACAAACAGCGGCTAACTACTTCAAGAAAAAGGGTATCAATGCCTGCTACTGGTCGATCAACCCCGAGTCAGCAGATACCATGGGCTGGTACTTAACCCCTTGGGATCCTGTCTCCGCCAACACCAGTTGGGGGCAATGGACTGGTTTCGACCCACGTAAAACCGAGCTGTTGAATGACCTATGGGGACTGTAA